AGAGAAAGTTAACTTTTCGATCAAGGTATATTCTATATTTTTTAGTTCTACATATCATATCATTTATAATCATTATTTTCttcttaaaaaaatatttctttgaTTATTAGTGCACAAGAAGATGATGCACAGAAGGTTGATGTACAAcctgaaacaaagaaaaaaggaaCAAGAGTCAAAACTATTCCAAATCGAAACAGAACAAGGtaacttttgaaattttattgttcttttattttttgacaatgttcttttaatcttttattatgtttttaacctttatttggatttaatgttcttttctttggctatcattgttcttttaaatcactcttctaatgttcttttctttgtaCGTAATGTTCTTTTTCCTATCTTTgttgttctttattatttttgatgttcttttgatttttaattgtgGACATGATTCTTAAGTTGTGTAGTTACCTTAATTTGGAATTAAGTGGTGTTCTTTTTGTGTTgaatttaatgttcttttttttataactaATGTTCTTTTGGTTTCTACACAGATTAcagcaatataaaaaagaattcCCTCAGACGATGAAAGAGGTCAAGGAGGAATTTGAAGCTCTAGAAAAGAAAAAATCTGCCCCAGTGAATAAGAAGCGCAAAGGAACTTCTAAGGTAAAACTACAAATATTCTTCTTTGAAAACGGATTCAACACATTTATAGAATAAAATAtgataatataattttttttatgttaagAAGGGAAAAGAGATTGTTCTTCGTGAAGAttatgaagaagatgaagaagaagtgGAAGAAGAATCAATATCTTCCTCTGCCTTTTTCATAAAGAAGGTCAAATAACTCACTCtatatctatgttcttttatttttctttaatgttcttttaaaatatacctaatgttcttttctggtATAACCAAAAAATTGTTCCTTATTTTGTTCTATTTCGTACATTTACTGTTTTTTTAAACTCTAACTAATGATCTTTTCTCTATTGTTTCTTTTTTCAGAGAGGTAATGACAAAATGATTGCTGATGGAGAAATGGAAgtgaaggaagaagaaaaacCTGTGATTGATCCCAAACAAAAGCCCCATGAGCACAAACTGAATGTGAGGCAAACTCCTCAAATGCTGATGCGctttttgaagggaatttcatcTGATAAACCTATTAATAGGGAAAAGCAACAAGCTATCACAGAGTTAGGGTTCGGGTCTTTTCTAAACCTTGACATACCACCAAATGTAAATCCATTCCCGTACGAGTTGCTTTCCCATTTCAACTCTTTAACCCGGGCCCTAGATTTACAAAAATCTTCCTTGCATATTACAATAGGGGACATATACCTTGTGTATGGTATCCCTATTGGAGGAGACCAGGTGATTGAATTGACAGATGAAACAGATCCAGCGGTGAAGAAagtattttcagatttttggaAATATTGGGATGTGCAATCTGGATGCCCAAAGTTGGTGAAAATGATAGAAACATTGATCAAAGAAACCACCAAAGTTGATGATAACTGGAAGAGATCTTTCCTCGTGGTTGTTGTTAACACAATGATCAAATCCACTACCAACATTTCGGTATAATTCAAAATTCTTTTCTTTATACTTAATGTTTTTTAACTTTCTTTactgttcttttttatttttgttcttttaatttttagttGTAGACATGATTGTTATGTTGTGTACTTATCTTTAATTGGATATAAATTGTGTTCTTTTTGaacttaatgttcttttctttgacTATCATTGTTGTTTTAATATctctttcatgtatttcttaAATGTTCTTTCcttataatttttctttaaatcttgatctaatgttcttttctttgtaCTTCATGTTCTTTTACCTATCTCTGCTGttctttttgatttttgttgttcttttgatttttaattgtgGACATGATTCTTCTGTTGTGTAGTTACCTTAATATGGATTTAAGTTGTGTTctttatgatgaatttaatgttcttttttttaactaTCATTGTTCTTTTGATCACTCTTTCATGTGTTTCttaaatgttcttttcttataaGTTTTCTTTACATCttcctctaatgttcttttctttgtaCTTAATGTTCTTTTGCCTATGTTTgctgttcttttttattttggatgttCCATTGATTTTTAAATGTGGACATGATTCTTCTGTTATGTACTTACCTTAATTTGGATTTAAGTTGTGTTCTTTTGTGTTgaatttaatgttcttttttttaactaTCATTGTTCTTTTAGTGACTCTTTCATGTGtttctttaatgttcttttcttattatttttacttCCTGTAATGtactttaatgttctttttttaaatattttttttattattcaatgaAGAATAatgactaatttttttttattttttattttttatgtttttctaTTTCCAAAGCCAAACTTCAAATTCCTTGCTAGCACGGTTAATCTGAATCGAGTAAGGAATCTGAATTGGTGCCATTATGCCTATACCAGTCTTTTGACAGCAGCTAAATACTGGAATGAGGACCGAAGCAGATGGTTTGCTGGTCCGCTACCATTTTTAATGGTATATTTTAAACATTAAGCTACCATTTTACTTTCATGTTCTTTTTTCATCTAACTGACCAAAAAGTTATGTTGTTTTTCTGAAATTAGGTGTGTTATTTTGATCGAGTgcaaattgaaaaagaatatccTCCAAGGAGCTTCCCCATCATTAGATGCTGGTCAAGACAAATGATAAGCAGCAGGGTTAAGCATGATAATGAGTGTGGCTTTGGACATGGTATCATTCTTGACAGAATTGAAAGCCCACCAGAGCTAATACAGTATAGGAGAGATATTcttttgaaaaaagaacaagaaGAACCACCACAAGAAGAACAAGAACCAGAAcaaccacaaccaccaccaccacaacaagaagaaccacaaccaccaccaccagaacAAGAAGAagtaccaccaccaccacaacaagaacaagaacaaccacaaccaccaccaacagaacaagaacaagtaccaccaccaccaccactacaacaaaaacaacaacaggCACATCAAAGTTCACCGGTGACTGAACTCGGTGAAGATCAGGAGATACCAGAGCAACAAACACACTCCAAACCCGAGGAAGTCAAACTACCCTCGACAGTTGAggtaaaaataaaattga
This Spinacia oleracea cultivar Varoflay chromosome 6, BTI_SOV_V1, whole genome shotgun sequence DNA region includes the following protein-coding sequences:
- the LOC130464152 gene encoding uncharacterized protein isoform X2, with the translated sequence MLSIEEQRKQILQQKQMLLDIQEQLKAQEDRLNAQTNASKDENEDEHPKPQPKKRKLTFRSSAQEDDAQKVDVQPETKKKGTRVKTIPNRNRTRLQQYKKEFPQTMKEVKEEFEALEKKKSAPVNKKRKGTSKGKEIVLREDYEEDEEEVEEESISSSAFFIKKRGNDKMIADGEMEVKEEEKPVIDPKQKPHEHKLNVRQTPQMLMRFLKGISSDKPINREKQQAITELGFGSFLNLDIPPNVNPFPYELLSHFNSLTRALDLQKSSLHITIGDIYLVYGIPIGGDQVIELTDETDPAVKKVFSDFWKYWDVQSGCPKLVKMIETLIKETTKVDDNWKRSFLVVVVNTMIKSTTNISNKKNHHKKNKNQNNHNHHHHNKKNHNHHHQNKKKYHHHHNKNKNNHNHHQQNKNKYHHHHHYNKNNNRHIKVHR
- the LOC130464152 gene encoding uncharacterized protein isoform X1, with translation MLSIEEQRKQILQQKQMLLDIQEQLKAQEDRLNAQTNASKDENEDEHPKPQPKKRKLTFRSSAQEDDAQKVDVQPETKKKGTRVKTIPNRNRTRLQQYKKEFPQTMKEVKEEFEALEKKKSAPVNKKRKGTSKKGKEIVLREDYEEDEEEVEEESISSSAFFIKKRGNDKMIADGEMEVKEEEKPVIDPKQKPHEHKLNVRQTPQMLMRFLKGISSDKPINREKQQAITELGFGSFLNLDIPPNVNPFPYELLSHFNSLTRALDLQKSSLHITIGDIYLVYGIPIGGDQVIELTDETDPAVKKVFSDFWKYWDVQSGCPKLVKMIETLIKETTKVDDNWKRSFLVVVVNTMIKSTTNISNKKNHHKKNKNQNNHNHHHHNKKNHNHHHQNKKKYHHHHNKNKNNHNHHQQNKNKYHHHHHYNKNNNRHIKVHR